The following are from one region of the Rosettibacter firmus genome:
- a CDS encoding head GIN domain-containing protein, translating into MKNRMLSLILIFTLVISGCGCVIWGIRGNGKLKTEVRDIKDFKNLEISGAYKVNVKHGDESSIKISAEENLLPYIKTQIRDNKLKIYNEKNLSPRRGILIEIYTKELKELNSSGASMIKVSDIKTDKFDVELSGAGNIELNGNCEILIARISGAGNLEAKDLKAYDVYVSVSGAGNAEVYAKNYLNASVSGIGSIKYYGNPKETKTNVSGVGSITRK; encoded by the coding sequence ATGAAGAACAGAATGTTATCATTGATATTAATATTTACTTTGGTTATTAGTGGTTGTGGATGTGTAATCTGGGGCATTAGGGGAAATGGTAAATTAAAAACAGAAGTGAGAGATATAAAAGATTTTAAGAACTTAGAAATTAGTGGGGCATATAAAGTTAATGTTAAGCATGGAGATGAAAGCTCAATTAAAATATCTGCAGAAGAAAATTTGTTACCATACATTAAAACACAGATTCGTGATAATAAATTAAAGATATATAACGAAAAAAATCTTTCACCAAGAAGAGGGATATTAATTGAAATTTACACAAAAGAACTAAAAGAATTAAACAGTTCTGGTGCAAGTATGATAAAAGTATCGGATATAAAAACTGATAAGTTTGATGTTGAATTAAGTGGTGCAGGAAATATTGAATTAAATGGAAATTGTGAAATATTAATTGCAAGAATTTCTGGAGCTGGTAATTTAGAAGCAAAGGATTTAAAAGCATATGATGTATATGTTTCAGTAAGTGGAGCAGGGAATGCAGAAGTTTATGCAAAAAATTATCTTAATGCTTCTGTATCTGGTATTGGTTCAATTAAATATTATGGAAATCCAAAAGAAACAAAAACAAATGTTTCTGGTGTAGGATCGATTACTCGTAAATAA
- a CDS encoding response regulator — translation MYNELNEIVLRLFELAEFAKRRDKFFLDEVCNFLVKEFNLEAAVIFRLNDNKTLKLLGKPNNISKEFLKNNNFYCNDCNNITEDNQYTINTKLECNAKITNNKFPESCIYVKISDTIKLIIKIAYKTELEKQKKNIIENTLRLIGLFIQYWFNRQPDSINYFPNIVTRITQELKLNANTIINSYTALSSSKEINQELLTSIKKNVQSILLNINDLNELSKYESNNLQINAQEINLYNFLNDIINLFKSKVNKNLNYELEIVDIKQPVKKDEQKLKYILSTLIYVATILAEEGKIHIKVLPRTYGLEFYISNEGKNLSEDILNNFFEPYKLQHIDEFKNSNLTNLSLTLVQKYINFLGGNITVKNNKQKGITFNFTINGAKMSELESTISKLPQSSTNKNKVLVIEDDYATSKLLSNYLNKWGYVPSIVSTEEQVFDIINNEHLLAIILDIEITSTNGLELLKKIHEHPNTKNVPVIVCSIEPEQQKAFLMGAVEYFVKPINYNYLVEVLTNYKLRKNSTILCVDDDVPTLNLIKQAIESAGFNALAENVSANVMDLIKDKDIDLAIIDLDMPYPNGFELIKMIKSEKRFTHLPIIIYTGKENYKEDLSKIEGLFDELLEKRSTNIEDLADVINVMINRYEVPPPAQEVLSKKGVKKILLAEDYKHSQIIVTRLLKKNNFEDIVVVENGEDAVRMAKQEKFDLILMDMQMPIMNGFEATEKIRQLPEYKDVPIIALTAFAMKGDKEKCLEVGATDYIPKPIDSKEFIEKIKYYTNT, via the coding sequence ATGTATAATGAACTTAATGAAATAGTATTACGACTTTTTGAATTAGCAGAGTTTGCCAAAAGAAGAGATAAATTTTTCCTTGATGAAGTTTGCAACTTTTTAGTCAAAGAATTTAATCTCGAGGCTGCTGTAATTTTTAGATTAAACGATAATAAAACTCTAAAATTATTAGGTAAACCGAATAACATAAGCAAAGAATTCTTAAAGAATAATAATTTTTATTGTAATGATTGCAATAATATTACAGAAGACAATCAATACACAATAAATACAAAATTAGAGTGTAATGCAAAAATTACAAATAATAAATTCCCTGAATCCTGTATTTACGTCAAAATATCTGATACCATAAAGCTTATAATCAAAATTGCTTATAAAACAGAATTAGAAAAACAGAAAAAAAATATAATTGAAAATACTTTACGTCTTATAGGATTATTCATTCAATACTGGTTTAATCGTCAACCTGATTCAATAAATTATTTCCCTAATATAGTTACCCGCATTACACAGGAATTAAAACTTAATGCCAATACAATAATTAATTCATATACTGCCCTTTCATCGAGTAAAGAAATTAATCAAGAATTATTAACATCAATAAAGAAAAATGTCCAGAGTATTTTATTAAATATTAACGATTTGAATGAACTATCTAAATATGAATCCAATAATTTGCAAATTAATGCTCAGGAGATAAACCTATATAACTTTTTAAATGATATTATAAATCTATTTAAGAGTAAGGTAAACAAAAATTTAAATTACGAATTAGAAATTGTAGACATTAAACAACCAGTAAAAAAAGATGAACAAAAACTCAAATATATTTTAAGTACATTAATTTATGTTGCTACTATTTTAGCAGAAGAAGGTAAAATACATATTAAGGTATTACCTCGTACATATGGCTTAGAATTTTATATATCAAATGAAGGGAAGAACTTATCAGAAGATATATTAAACAATTTCTTTGAACCATATAAACTTCAACATATAGATGAATTTAAGAATTCAAATCTGACAAATTTAAGCTTAACATTAGTTCAAAAATATATTAATTTTCTTGGTGGAAATATTACTGTTAAAAATAATAAACAAAAAGGAATAACTTTTAACTTTACAATAAATGGAGCTAAGATGTCAGAATTAGAATCTACAATATCAAAACTACCACAATCTTCTACAAATAAGAATAAAGTTCTTGTAATAGAAGACGATTATGCAACATCAAAGCTTCTTAGCAATTATCTTAATAAATGGGGTTACGTACCTTCAATTGTTAGTACAGAAGAACAGGTATTTGATATTATAAACAATGAACATTTGTTAGCAATAATTCTGGATATCGAAATTACGAGTACAAATGGATTGGAACTTCTCAAAAAAATTCACGAACATCCAAATACTAAAAATGTACCCGTTATTGTTTGTTCTATTGAACCAGAACAACAAAAAGCTTTCTTGATGGGAGCAGTAGAATATTTTGTTAAGCCAATCAATTATAATTATCTCGTAGAAGTTTTAACAAATTATAAATTAAGAAAAAATTCAACAATACTTTGTGTAGATGATGATGTTCCTACTCTGAACTTAATTAAACAAGCTATTGAGAGTGCTGGCTTTAATGCATTAGCAGAAAATGTTTCGGCAAATGTTATGGATTTAATTAAAGATAAAGATATTGACTTAGCAATTATCGATTTAGATATGCCTTATCCAAATGGATTTGAATTAATAAAAATGATTAAATCAGAAAAACGTTTTACACATCTACCAATAATTATTTATACTGGAAAAGAAAATTATAAAGAAGACCTCAGTAAAATTGAAGGATTGTTTGATGAACTATTAGAAAAACGTTCCACAAATATTGAAGACCTTGCTGATGTAATCAATGTAATGATTAATCGTTATGAAGTTCCACCACCTGCACAGGAAGTTCTTTCTAAAAAAGGAGTTAAAAAAATATTATTAGCAGAAGATTATAAACACTCACAAATTATAGTAACCAGATTATTAAAGAAAAATAATTTTGAAGATATCGTTGTTGTTGAAAATGGAGAAGATGCTGTAAGGATGGCAAAACAAGAAAAATTTGATTTGATACTGATGGATATGCAAATGCCAATTATGAATGGTTTCGAAGCAACAGAAAAGATACGACAATTACCTGAATATAAAGACGTACCTATTATTGCTCTTACCGCTTTTGCTATGAAAGGTGATAAAGAAAAATGTCTTGAAGTTGGTGCTACAGACTATATACCTAAACCAATTGATAGTAAAGAATTTATTGAAAAAATAAAATATTATACGAATACATAA
- the purE gene encoding 5-(carboxyamino)imidazole ribonucleotide mutase: MIESNPLVSIIMGSDSDLPVMKKAADVLEEFKIKYEMRILSAHRVPNHVREYVTGLSERGIKIIIAGAGLAAHLPGVVASYTYLPVIGVPLKSGALNGFDSLLSIVQMPGGVPVATVAIDGAKNAGLLAVQILSINDNNLASKLKEYKIRMEEEVLKKDSELNKES, translated from the coding sequence ATGATTGAAAGTAATCCATTGGTAAGTATAATTATGGGGAGCGATTCAGATCTTCCAGTAATGAAAAAAGCTGCTGATGTTCTGGAGGAATTTAAGATTAAATATGAAATGAGAATTCTTTCTGCACATAGAGTTCCTAATCATGTAAGAGAGTATGTTACAGGTTTGTCAGAGCGAGGAATTAAAATTATTATAGCTGGAGCTGGTTTGGCTGCACATCTGCCTGGTGTAGTTGCATCTTATACTTATCTTCCTGTTATTGGAGTACCATTAAAAAGTGGGGCACTTAATGGTTTTGATTCTTTACTTTCTATTGTTCAAATGCCAGGAGGAGTACCTGTTGCTACAGTTGCAATTGATGGAGCTAAAAATGCTGGCTTACTTGCAGTTCAAATACTTTCTATTAATGATAATAATCTTGCAAGTAAGCTTAAAGAATATAAAATAAGAATGGAAGAAGAAGTTCTAAAAAAAGATTCAGAACTAAATAAAGAAAGTTGA
- a CDS encoding AAA family ATPase has protein sequence MTNEELNNLQAEAYEHLWNGRYRLALSTAEKVYQYRPDDSEAAICLAWAYLENGNPSKALEFANLAVELKGESSHTRFFRAYLLSRLSIFEGAIADIEKSIKSEKELLSWTYLTLARSYAGLNKFDNALNVLKLESLLENENNQAVNKLNILIQKAKQYTSKEFEFTSNRIKEILNDAIDAIKSKEYWFSLLTSRILLSLNISEKIKEEAELIELESMFHLFQYRPALKKAESLKSKFNKNQKFNFIYNSLKKYLTVEEESQEEPLQSIKIKHEYSFELPDLSNIEEKVQYKFKSIAYPNDYVEIISIKIFDSDKEIKTGERSFYKQIDQNINWLGAEVIFNNPFYQKENRSYDCSLVWYINDFEIGRNEFKLNIPKDWDSIIFTQNMGSDKSGFWKKGQAKVEVYINNFKVGEKYFGIDDTRLNEEEFTPPEPKTKTKETQTSTPVIPASEKNIDELLAELDSFIGLNNIKQAIRDFISYLEFIKERKKFGLKTEEKIAINAVFLGNPGSGKTTIARLLGSIFKAMGILPSGHVVEVDRAGLVGQYIGETAQKTEKVINDAMGGVLFIDEAYTLVKKGSSSQDFGQEAIDILLKRMEDRKGEFVVIAAGYTDEMNAFLESNPGLKSRFTHTFIFEDYTPDELVQILNQYLKKEEYNITNDALEFLHKEFINLYRNRDKSFGNARLIRKIFEEAKINLSKRVLTLPEHERTKDKLNTITIDDILPILRKDKGKDFKLPINEEALQEALNELNNLVGLKSVKKEINDLVKLARFFAEQGEDLRDKIANHYLFLGNPGTGKTTVARIFSKIFSALGVLSKGHLVETDRQGLVAGYVGQTAEKTTNIIDKAIGGTLFIDEAYSLTKPETHGTDFGREAIDILLKRMEDDRGKFIVIAAGYTDEMKKFIASNPGLESRFTKSIYFEDYTPEEMFEIIKRNLLKDKKKLTEEAETLLKNYFNNLYKTRDKKFGNARVVRNIYELLKQKLMLRIADLPPDKRTEETLSTIIKQDIIEVIGKSSSASEYQVKGDPLKLQEYMDELNSLVGLEKVKEKIYQLISGSKIIQLKKERGLHVIEKNLHSIFIGNDGTGKTTVAKILSKILKELGILEKGHLIKVNRTDLVVNYQGKTASNTDQIIREALGGILFIDEAYELIQSNDDFGYEAISTILRRMSEYKTKFIVILSGITSKMNKFMKSYPDIIKNFSNIIEFDDYNPRQLLSISYLIANSHGYELDEGALQMLLEIFTQLYEKRDENFRNAFMAKSILYSAITKQEQRISSIINPTDEDLKTITLEDVMLIEM, from the coding sequence ATGACAAATGAAGAATTAAATAATCTTCAAGCAGAAGCTTATGAACATCTCTGGAATGGCAGATATAGATTAGCACTTTCTACTGCAGAAAAAGTTTATCAATATCGTCCAGACGATAGCGAAGCAGCAATATGTCTGGCTTGGGCATATCTTGAAAATGGAAATCCCTCTAAAGCACTTGAATTTGCAAACCTTGCTGTTGAATTAAAAGGTGAATCATCCCATACCAGATTTTTCAGAGCTTACCTCCTTTCGCGTTTAAGTATATTTGAAGGTGCTATTGCAGATATTGAAAAATCAATTAAAAGTGAAAAAGAATTATTGAGCTGGACTTATCTCACACTTGCTCGTTCTTATGCTGGTTTGAATAAATTCGATAATGCATTAAACGTATTAAAGTTAGAATCTCTATTAGAAAATGAAAATAATCAGGCAGTAAATAAACTTAATATACTTATTCAAAAAGCAAAACAATATACAAGTAAAGAATTTGAGTTCACATCCAATCGAATAAAAGAAATATTAAATGATGCTATTGATGCTATTAAATCAAAAGAATATTGGTTTTCGTTACTTACATCAAGAATTTTATTATCATTAAACATTTCTGAAAAAATAAAAGAAGAAGCTGAGTTAATTGAGCTTGAATCGATGTTCCATTTATTTCAATATCGTCCTGCACTGAAAAAGGCAGAATCATTAAAAAGCAAGTTCAACAAAAATCAAAAATTTAATTTCATCTATAATTCACTCAAAAAATATTTAACTGTAGAAGAAGAGAGTCAGGAAGAACCATTACAAAGCATAAAAATAAAACATGAATACTCATTCGAGTTACCAGATTTATCCAATATTGAAGAGAAAGTGCAATATAAATTTAAATCCATTGCATATCCAAATGATTATGTAGAAATAATATCCATTAAAATATTTGATTCAGATAAAGAAATTAAAACAGGTGAACGTAGTTTTTATAAGCAGATAGATCAAAATATCAATTGGCTTGGTGCAGAAGTAATTTTTAATAATCCATTTTACCAGAAAGAAAATCGTTCTTATGATTGCAGTTTAGTATGGTATATAAATGATTTTGAAATTGGCAGAAACGAATTTAAACTAAACATACCTAAAGATTGGGATTCGATTATATTCACTCAAAATATGGGCTCAGATAAATCTGGTTTCTGGAAAAAAGGTCAAGCAAAGGTAGAAGTATATATTAACAATTTCAAAGTTGGTGAAAAATATTTTGGAATTGATGATACACGCCTTAACGAAGAAGAATTTACACCTCCAGAACCAAAAACAAAAACTAAAGAAACACAAACATCAACACCTGTAATTCCAGCATCTGAAAAAAATATTGACGAACTATTAGCTGAACTGGATTCATTTATAGGATTAAATAATATTAAACAAGCTATAAGAGATTTTATTTCTTACCTCGAATTTATAAAAGAACGAAAAAAATTTGGTTTAAAGACAGAAGAAAAAATTGCTATCAATGCTGTATTTCTTGGTAATCCTGGTTCAGGTAAAACAACTATAGCAAGATTATTAGGAAGCATATTTAAAGCAATGGGCATATTACCATCAGGTCATGTTGTTGAAGTTGATAGAGCAGGATTAGTTGGACAATATATTGGTGAAACTGCACAAAAAACAGAAAAAGTAATAAATGATGCAATGGGCGGTGTACTATTTATTGACGAAGCATATACTCTTGTAAAAAAAGGAAGTTCATCACAGGACTTTGGACAGGAAGCCATAGATATCCTTCTTAAAAGAATGGAAGATCGTAAAGGTGAATTTGTTGTAATTGCTGCAGGATATACTGATGAAATGAATGCTTTCCTTGAATCAAATCCAGGTTTAAAATCAAGATTTACTCATACTTTCATCTTTGAAGATTATACACCAGATGAATTAGTTCAAATATTAAATCAGTATCTTAAAAAGGAAGAATATAATATTACAAATGATGCTCTGGAATTTTTACATAAAGAATTCATTAACCTTTATAGAAATAGAGATAAAAGTTTTGGTAATGCTCGATTAATAAGAAAAATCTTTGAAGAAGCTAAAATAAATTTAAGTAAACGAGTTCTTACATTACCTGAACACGAAAGAACAAAAGATAAATTAAACACAATAACTATTGATGATATCCTACCAATACTAAGAAAAGATAAAGGAAAAGATTTCAAACTTCCTATTAACGAAGAAGCACTGCAGGAAGCTCTTAACGAACTTAATAATCTCGTTGGTTTAAAATCTGTTAAAAAGGAAATTAACGATCTTGTAAAACTTGCAAGATTTTTTGCGGAGCAAGGTGAAGACTTAAGAGATAAAATAGCAAATCACTACTTGTTTCTGGGCAATCCTGGTACTGGAAAAACTACCGTAGCAAGAATTTTTAGTAAAATCTTTTCTGCTCTTGGAGTTTTATCTAAAGGACATCTCGTTGAAACAGATAGACAGGGATTGGTTGCAGGATATGTTGGACAAACAGCAGAAAAAACTACTAATATAATTGATAAAGCAATAGGTGGAACTTTATTTATTGACGAAGCCTATTCTTTAACCAAACCAGAAACTCATGGAACTGATTTCGGCAGAGAAGCAATTGACATATTGCTCAAAAGAATGGAAGATGATCGTGGTAAATTTATTGTAATTGCAGCAGGTTACACAGATGAGATGAAAAAATTTATTGCATCTAATCCTGGATTGGAATCAAGATTTACCAAATCAATTTACTTTGAAGATTATACACCAGAAGAAATGTTTGAAATTATTAAAAGAAACCTTTTAAAAGATAAAAAGAAATTAACCGAAGAAGCTGAAACTTTGCTCAAAAACTATTTTAATAATCTTTACAAAACAAGAGATAAAAAATTTGGTAATGCAAGAGTAGTAAGAAATATTTATGAATTACTAAAACAAAAATTGATGCTCCGTATCGCAGACTTGCCACCTGATAAAAGAACAGAAGAGACTCTAAGTACCATCATTAAACAGGATATAATCGAAGTAATAGGAAAAAGCAGCAGTGCTTCTGAATATCAGGTGAAAGGAGATCCATTAAAATTGCAGGAATATATGGATGAATTAAATTCTTTGGTTGGCTTAGAAAAGGTTAAAGAAAAAATATATCAATTAATAAGTGGTTCTAAAATTATTCAACTTAAAAAAGAACGTGGTTTGCATGTAATAGAAAAAAATCTCCATTCAATATTTATAGGAAATGATGGAACTGGTAAAACAACAGTTGCAAAAATTCTAAGCAAAATATTAAAGGAACTTGGAATCTTAGAAAAAGGTCACTTAATAAAAGTAAACCGTACTGATTTAGTTGTAAATTATCAGGGTAAAACTGCAAGTAACACAGATCAAATAATTCGTGAAGCACTGGGCGGAATATTATTCATTGATGAAGCATATGAATTGATCCAAAGTAATGACGATTTTGGATACGAAGCAATTTCCACTATTCTAAGAAGAATGAGTGAATATAAAACTAAGTTCATTGTTATACTATCAGGAATTACTTCTAAGATGAATAAGTTTATGAAATCATATCCAGATATAATTAAGAATTTTTCAAATATAATTGAGTTTGATGATTACAATCCCCGACAGCTACTTTCTATATCATATTTGATTGCTAATAGTCACGGATATGAACTCGATGAAGGAGCTTTGCAAATGCTTCTTGAAATTTTTACACAACTTTACGAAAAAAGAGATGAAAACTTCAGAAATGCTTTTATGGCCAAAAGTATTTTATATTCTGCAATTACCAAACAAGAACAAAGAATTTCTTCGATTATAAATCCTACAGATGAAGATCTAAAAACAATCACACTCGAAGATGTTATGTTGATTGAAATGTAA
- a CDS encoding ABC transporter ATP-binding protein translates to MLTIKNLTKNFDSLTAVNSINLNIPRGELFGFLGPNGAGKTTTIKMIVGLLTPSAGNIFVDGIDVWKNPVISKMKIGYIPDQPYLYDKLSGREYLYFSGGLYKLNKDKIRNKIDELIDTLKIGNWIDKRTEEYSQGMKQRIVIASAFLHDPELIVIDEPMIGLDPPTAYIVKKFFVEQVRNGKTIFMSTHSLNIVEEICTSVGIIHKGKIIFNDTIQSLNKLIQEKNNNFEELFIELTND, encoded by the coding sequence ATGCTAACAATTAAAAATCTAACAAAAAACTTTGATTCTCTTACTGCTGTTAATTCTATTAATCTCAATATTCCCAGAGGTGAACTTTTTGGTTTTCTTGGTCCAAATGGTGCTGGTAAAACAACAACCATTAAAATGATTGTTGGCTTACTTACTCCATCAGCAGGAAATATTTTTGTAGATGGAATCGATGTGTGGAAAAATCCTGTAATATCAAAAATGAAAATAGGCTATATACCAGATCAACCATACTTATACGATAAACTCTCTGGAAGAGAATATTTATATTTCAGTGGTGGACTCTACAAACTAAATAAAGACAAGATCAGAAATAAAATTGATGAATTGATTGACACATTAAAAATTGGTAACTGGATAGATAAAAGAACTGAAGAATACTCACAGGGAATGAAACAAAGAATTGTTATTGCTTCTGCTTTCCTTCACGATCCTGAATTAATTGTTATTGACGAACCAATGATTGGATTAGATCCACCAACAGCTTACATTGTAAAAAAATTTTTTGTTGAACAAGTAAGAAATGGGAAAACAATTTTTATGTCCACTCACAGTCTGAATATTGTAGAAGAAATATGCACCTCTGTAGGTATTATTCATAAAGGTAAAATAATTTTTAATGATACCATTCAATCACTAAATAAATTAATTCAAGAAAAAAATAATAATTTCGAAGAGTTATTCATTGAACTCACAAATGATTAA